A portion of the Tiliqua scincoides isolate rTilSci1 chromosome 3, rTilSci1.hap2, whole genome shotgun sequence genome contains these proteins:
- the DNAJC28 gene encoding dnaJ homolog subfamily C member 28 — MKWHCMVLMRKILCHVWAYSLLVPKKSKPLPHHGIYGHRLLSHQRYKNIRDSYRLLKLQEGCSLDDVRNSYRDLAKQYHPDSGSITADSATFVEIEEAYRAVLNDVAKKMKLRNEEKEEEDKFKSKAPQHRHYLSFEGIGFGTPSQRQRQYMQFRVDRASEQVMEFRKQKMESQLAESASMLAKDVRQSKKAKITQAIERLVEDLIQESMARGDFDNLSGKGKPLQKYSDCPHIDPMTHNLNRILIDNGYQPEWILMQKEIRETIEKLRKDMVASRNKLGDPMTAHKERQWNEICMEFIENIKKLNKRINDFNLVVPILSRQMVHFNASKEIARALEIYETQPKKPRAAIDPKKTENENDSASHLRTSLFKWMHLILK, encoded by the coding sequence ATGAAGTGGCATTGCATGGTGCTGATGCGAAAAATACTGTGTCATGTCTGGGCATATTCCCTGCTGGTTCCAAAGAAAAGCAAACCACTTCCACATCATGGTATCTATGGCCACAGACTTCTGTCTCATCAAAGATATAAAAATATTAGAGACTCTTACAGGCTGCTTAAACTTCAGGAAGGTTGTTCCCTAGATGATGTCAGAAATTCATACAGAGACCTTGCCAAGCAATATCACCCAGACAGTGGATCCATTACAGCAGATTCTGCAACTTTTGTAGAAATTGAAGAGGCATATAGAGCCGTGCTCAATGATGTGGCTAAGAAAATGAAATTAAGGaatgaggagaaggaggaagaagatAAATTCAAATCTAAAGCACCACAACACAGACACTATTTAAGTTTTGAAGGCATTGGTTTTGGTACTCCCAGTCAAAGGCAGAGACAATATATGCAGTTTAGAGTAGATCGGGCTTCTGAACAGGTCATGGAATTCCGAAAACAGAAAATGGAGAGCCAACTTGCTGAGAGTGCTAGCATGCTAGCTAAAGATGTACGACAGAGTAAGAAGGCAAAAATCACCCAAGCAATTGAAAGGTTGGTTGAAGACCTTATTCAGGAATCTATGGCAAGAGGCGATTTTGATAATCTCAGTGGTAAAGGAAAGCCATTACAAAAATACTCAGACTGTCCTCACATTGATCCTATGACTCACAATCTAAACCGGATTCTGATAGACAATGGATACCAACCAGAATGGATTCTAATGCAGAAAGAAATAAGGGAAACAATTGAAAAACTAAGAAAGGACATGGTTGCTTCTCGGAATAAACTTGGAGATCCAATGACAGCACATAAAGAGAGACAATGGAATGAAATTTGTATGGAGTTTATAGAAAATATCAAGAAACTAAACAAAAGGATTAATGACTTCAACTTGGTTGTCCCTATTCTCAGCAGGCAGATGGTCCATTTTAATGCAAGTAAAGAAATTGCACGTGCACTGGAGATCTATGAAACCCAGCCAAAAAAACCAAGGGCTGCAATAGAcccaaagaaaacagaaaatgaaaatgacagTGCATCCCATCTTAGAACAAGTCTTTTCAAATGGATGCATCTTATTTTAAAATAA